The Pelobates fuscus isolate aPelFus1 chromosome 2, aPelFus1.pri, whole genome shotgun sequence genome has a segment encoding these proteins:
- the LOC134586082 gene encoding olfactory receptor 10A7-like, giving the protein MDRGNRSTVTEFILLGLTNDPNIQILLSFFLIVIYTSAFTANSLLILAVSFDHRLHNPMYFFIINLSFLNLFSPSITIPKMLEHSLSGKKSISLAGCTSQIFFYLLLGQSECNLLVLMAYDRFVAICKPLRYNMIMDRSTCAWMITVIWTVSSVILTFCNPNIINHFICEIPSLLPLSCSDTSVLDSMRFGGGIVFLLFPLALILFSYFRIIISITRIHSGRYKAFSTCSSHLIVVTLFYGTAMVLYLRPRLPVSDNTDKLTSVFYVIFTPVLNPLIYSLRNKDVLRAMRRLVSLL; this is encoded by the exons ATGGATCGGGGAAATCGAAGTACAGTGACAGAATTCATTCTTCTTGGACTCACCAATGACCCCAATATACAGATTTTATTATCCTTCTTCTTAATAGTAATCTACACATCAGCATTCACTGCAAATAGTCTTCTCATTCTGGCTGTGAGCTTTGATCACCGTTTGCATAACCCAATGTACTTCTTTATCATTAATCTCTCCTTCCTTAATCTTTTCAGTCCTTCAATAACTATTCCAAAGATGCTTGAACATTCCTTATCTGGGAAGAAAAGTATATCACTGGCAGGCTGCACTTCGCAGATTTTTTTCTATCTTCTCCTAGGACAAAGTGAATGCAATCTTCTGGTTCTCATGGCATATGATCGCTTTGTTGCTATTTGTAAACCACTACGCTATAACATGATTATGGACCGGTCAACTTGCGCATGGATGATCACTGTTATATGGACTGTGAGCTCTGTGAT CTTAACATTTTGTAACCCAAATATAATTAACCATTTCATTTGTGAGATTCCTTCACTGCTGCCATTGTCCTGCAGCGATACCTCTGTCCTTGATAGCATGAGATTTGGAGGGGGCATTGTGTTCCTTCTTTTTCCACTCGCCCTCATCCTTTTCTCTTACTTTAGAATTATTATATCGATTACAAGAATCCACTCTGGAAGATACAAAGCATTTTCAACTTGTTCTTCACACCTTATTGTTGTCACTCTGTTCTATGGGACGGCCATGGTCCTCTACTTGCGACCACGACTTCCTGTTTCTGATAACACAGACAAATTAAcctctgtattttatgttatattcaCACCAGTGTTAAACCCTTTAATTTACAGCCTAAGAAATAAAGACGTTTTAAGAGCCATGAGAAGATTAGTAAGTTTGCTTTAA